From a region of the Ignavibacteria bacterium genome:
- a CDS encoding T9SS type A sorting domain-containing protein yields MMQPGEYDVKFGNDNLELVSGVYYYQLQVNNFVETKKMILLK; encoded by the coding sequence ATGATGCAACCCGGAGAATATGATGTAAAATTCGGAAATGATAATTTGGAACTTGTAAGTGGTGTGTATTATTATCAGCTCCAGGTAAATAATTTTGTTGAAACAAAGAAGATGATTCTGCTGAAATGA